In Campylobacter sp. RM16189, a genomic segment contains:
- a CDS encoding biotin synthase, giving the protein MKTIMLCAICSVSSGNCSEDCGYCTQSAKIKTDIEIYSLKSTEQVVAEAKMAAKNHALGFCLVTSGRGLGKLEGKKVEFIARTARQIKKEIPGLMIIACNGEASYEALKEIKDAGVFSYNHNLETSREFFPKICTTHSWDDRFQTNLNAKRAGLMLCTGGIYGLGESNEDRISFRNSLKELEPFSSPINFFIPHPALPIKQPMLSVQEALKIVRDTKEALPNTRIMIAGGREKILGDRQYEVFDHGAEALVIGDYLTTKGEIASRDIEELKKRGFEFASICH; this is encoded by the coding sequence ATGAAAACAATAATGTTATGCGCTATTTGCTCCGTTAGCTCCGGAAACTGTTCAGAGGATTGCGGCTACTGCACGCAAAGTGCTAAAATAAAAACCGACATAGAAATTTACTCATTAAAATCTACGGAGCAGGTAGTCGCCGAGGCAAAAATGGCCGCCAAAAATCATGCATTAGGTTTTTGTCTGGTCACATCAGGCAGAGGACTTGGCAAGCTTGAAGGAAAAAAGGTCGAATTTATAGCTCGCACGGCAAGACAAATTAAAAAAGAGATTCCAGGACTAATGATTATAGCTTGCAACGGAGAAGCTAGCTACGAGGCGTTAAAAGAGATAAAAGATGCAGGAGTTTTTAGCTACAACCACAACTTAGAAACATCTCGCGAATTTTTTCCTAAAATTTGCACGACTCACAGTTGGGATGATAGATTTCAAACAAATTTAAATGCAAAAAGAGCCGGTCTTATGCTTTGCACGGGCGGAATTTACGGGCTTGGCGAGAGTAACGAGGATAGAATTAGCTTTAGAAACAGCCTAAAAGAGCTTGAGCCATTTTCAAGCCCTATAAATTTCTTTATCCCACACCCCGCCCTACCAATAAAGCAACCTATGCTAAGCGTGCAAGAAGCCTTAAAAATAGTACGAGATACCAAAGAAGCTCTGCCTAATACTCGCATAATGATAGCTGGCGGAAGGGAGAAAATTTTAGGTGATAGACAATACGAGGTCTTTGATCATGGTGCCGAAGCCTTAGTCATAGGAGACTACCTAACAACCAAGGGTGAAATAGCAAGTCGCGACATAGAAGAGCTTAAAAAAAGAGGGTTTGAATTCGCCTCAATCTGCCACTGA
- a CDS encoding YfcE family phosphodiesterase has protein sequence MAREAIEILKEHEANLILHAGDIVELETLKDLKNSNLPYAAVLGNNDYHLAKFKEEFELFNEPHIFNFENLTIKLMHHPKFLSANTDIIAFGHTHSFTAVLNNYSLFINPGEICGRKYGNFTFALLCCQDKNFQVFKFIKTPQDEKFNEIEVNLG, from the coding sequence ATCGCACGTGAAGCGATTGAGATATTAAAAGAGCACGAAGCAAATTTGATCCTTCATGCCGGAGATATCGTTGAGCTTGAGACGCTAAAGGATCTAAAAAACTCAAATTTGCCTTATGCAGCGGTTTTGGGCAACAATGACTACCATTTGGCTAAATTTAAAGAGGAATTCGAACTATTTAACGAACCTCATATATTTAACTTTGAAAATCTAACAATCAAGCTCATGCACCATCCTAAATTTCTATCTGCAAATACCGATATAATCGCCTTTGGTCACACTCATAGTTTTACAGCGGTATTAAACAATTATTCTCTTTTCATAAATCCAGGCGAGATTTGCGGACGTAAATATGGGAATTTCACTTTTGCCCTACTTTGCTGTCAAGATAAAAATTTCCAAGTTTTTAAATTTATAAAAACTCCTCAAGATGAAAAATTTAATGAGATTGAAGTAAATTTGGGCTAA